The following proteins are co-located in the Apium graveolens cultivar Ventura chromosome 5, ASM990537v1, whole genome shotgun sequence genome:
- the LOC141659247 gene encoding uncharacterized protein LOC141659247 isoform X2, translating into MSHPTITESLNIVPRIITMQTCVLHLLAPSFLHVIKKMEAMGRNGVSAVLPPTAHQQNPSPVFALRKGIWNILSKWNALQMAVENKWGGSDSLDKSHQLASDIESWFSKSKEPQSVEDLESLLHESLLLTFNTEIEDGSIEEVAEQLMSLHEDVQGNHQCYINKLIFGSR; encoded by the exons ATGAGCCATCCTACTATAACAGAGTCATTAAATATTGTTCCTAGGATCATTACCATGCAAACAT GTGTTCTCCATCTTTTGGCGCCATCATTTCTCCATGTAATAAAGAAGATGGAAGCTATGGGCAGAAATGGTGTCTCTGCCGTGTTGCCACCAACAGCCCATCAGCAAAATCCGTCTCCGGTGTTTGCATTAAGAAAAGGAATATGGAACATATTGTCCAAATGGAATGCCCTTCAGATGGCAGTGGAGAACAAATGGGGAGGCTCAGATTCTCTTGACAAATCCCACCAACTTGCTTCTGATATCGAATCTTGGTTTTCAAAATCGAAAG AACCTCAATCGGTTGAAGATTTAGAGAGTTTGTTACATGAGAGCTTGTTACTGACTTTCAACACAGAGATTGAAGATGGAAGCATTGAAGag GTGGCAGAACAGTTGATGAGTCTGCACGAGGACGTGCAAGGGAATCACCAGTGCTATATTAACAAACTGATATTCGGCTCCAGATAA
- the LOC141659248 gene encoding prefoldin subunit 2-like isoform X2: MASKGAEPVNEQAVATIYGNMRADINQVYSKITELEMEVSEHSLVINAIKPLDQSRRCYRMIGGVLVERTIKEVLPAVQHNKEGLEMVIARLNEALEKKKKEIADFEAKYKIRIKKGDEVKDDGSKKEGSAQGVLVGPAGAAEQN, encoded by the coding sequence ATGGCTAGTAAAGGTGCTGAACCTGTTAATGAGCAAGcagttgccaccatatatggCAACATGAGGGCTGACATCAACCAAGTGTACTCAAAGATTACTGAACTAGAGATGGAGGTGAGTGAACATTCATTGGTAATCAATGCCATAAAGCCTCTCGATCAATCTCGCCGGTGTTACCGCATGATTGGTGGTGTGCTGGTTGAGAGAACCATCAAAGAAGTCTTGCCAGCTGTGCAACACAACAAAGAGGGGCTTGAGATGGTGATAGCTCGGCTTAACGAGGCCttggaaaagaaaaagaaggaaatTGCTGACTTCGAGGCTAAATACAAGATTAGGATAAAAAAAGGTGATGAAGTGAAAGATGATGGCAGCAAGAAGGAAGGCTCTGCACAAGGAGTCCTTGTTGGTCCAGCAGGTGCAGCTGAACAGAACTAG
- the LOC141659247 gene encoding uncharacterized protein LOC141659247 isoform X1: protein MSHPTITESLNIVPRIITMQTCVLHLLAPSFLHVIKKMEAMGRNGVSAVLPPTAHQQNPSPVFALRKGIWNILSKWNALQMAVENKWGGSDSLDKSHQLASDIESWFSKSKAEPQSVEDLESLLHESLLLTFNTEIEDGSIEEVAEQLMSLHEDVQGNHQCYINKLIFGSR, encoded by the exons ATGAGCCATCCTACTATAACAGAGTCATTAAATATTGTTCCTAGGATCATTACCATGCAAACAT GTGTTCTCCATCTTTTGGCGCCATCATTTCTCCATGTAATAAAGAAGATGGAAGCTATGGGCAGAAATGGTGTCTCTGCCGTGTTGCCACCAACAGCCCATCAGCAAAATCCGTCTCCGGTGTTTGCATTAAGAAAAGGAATATGGAACATATTGTCCAAATGGAATGCCCTTCAGATGGCAGTGGAGAACAAATGGGGAGGCTCAGATTCTCTTGACAAATCCCACCAACTTGCTTCTGATATCGAATCTTGGTTTTCAAAATCGAAAG CAGAACCTCAATCGGTTGAAGATTTAGAGAGTTTGTTACATGAGAGCTTGTTACTGACTTTCAACACAGAGATTGAAGATGGAAGCATTGAAGag GTGGCAGAACAGTTGATGAGTCTGCACGAGGACGTGCAAGGGAATCACCAGTGCTATATTAACAAACTGATATTCGGCTCCAGATAA
- the LOC141659248 gene encoding prefoldin subunit 2-like isoform X1, translated as MRDKYMRFMASKGAEPVNEQAVATIYGNMRADINQVYSKITELEMEVSEHSLVINAIKPLDQSRRCYRMIGGVLVERTIKEVLPAVQHNKEGLEMVIARLNEALEKKKKEIADFEAKYKIRIKKGDEVKDDGSKKEGSAQGVLVGPAGAAEQN; from the exons ATGAGAGACAAATATATGCG TTTCATGGCTAGTAAAGGTGCTGAACCTGTTAATGAGCAAGcagttgccaccatatatggCAACATGAGGGCTGACATCAACCAAGTGTACTCAAAGATTACTGAACTAGAGATGGAGGTGAGTGAACATTCATTGGTAATCAATGCCATAAAGCCTCTCGATCAATCTCGCCGGTGTTACCGCATGATTGGTGGTGTGCTGGTTGAGAGAACCATCAAAGAAGTCTTGCCAGCTGTGCAACACAACAAAGAGGGGCTTGAGATGGTGATAGCTCGGCTTAACGAGGCCttggaaaagaaaaagaaggaaatTGCTGACTTCGAGGCTAAATACAAGATTAGGATAAAAAAAGGTGATGAAGTGAAAGATGATGGCAGCAAGAAGGAAGGCTCTGCACAAGGAGTCCTTGTTGGTCCAGCAGGTGCAGCTGAACAGAACTAG